The DNA region GGAGCCGGGAATTGGAAATCCTGGGGATCTTCCTCTCCGAGGGCAATGCCAATGGCATTGGAGATGGGGTCCCTGTTTGGATGGGGTCCCTGGGGGGATGGGATCCCAAGAAAATTTACGGCGGGCGCAGAATTCTTGCATTTCATCGCCCTCCTCTTCCCGCCTTTCGCCCTCTCCTGCGCCTTGCCCTCAAGCTTCTCGACCACCTCTTTCGGGGACAAATTACACTTATTGAGAACCTTCTCAAATTCTTCCTGGGATTCTTTTATCTCCGAAAGTTTTCCTGAAAGAGGTTAATAACAGTTCGTACACAAACACGGCATATCTCGCTGTTACACGAGGGTATCGTGAAAACAAACTACTGATAGGTATATtgggcattaaaaattttaagagaattGTAACTTACCACCAACTGCTATAACTAACACCTTCTCAGGCACTCCATCCCACAGCACCTGGTACTCCCCTCCATCTATTGCCTCCGTTTTTATTAGGGATCCTTCATCCGTTGAAATCCCTGTACTCTCGTCGGAGTAAAAGTAGAAGCAGGCCCTCTGCTTTACTTCTCGTACGCTCCGGGAAGAGACGCTACACATTGAGTCGTCGGAATCCTCTGGCATCAGATTCATCTTGCACTGAGAAAAATAACGATGATATGAATTGGAAGCCACTCGAATTGACTCAAACCGTCAAACAGTAACTGATTAGGTTTAACTTACCCAAGTGCTCTCTTCAGTCACACCGAAAATGCTGAACTACTTCGTTCTATGGCAGCTACCGTACTGTTCCCGCCTATGCCGTGATCAGGAATTGGCGTGGTCTATGACGTCAGTAACGGAAGCACATGGAGCGAAATCAACGGAAGTCCTTGTTGATCAAGTTGTATTATAAGTAATATTACATAATGGAAAAATGAGTGAATAAATAACTTAAGTTGTCACTGtatgcttaatttttaatttatttgaatgatatttaacCATCATGTattgttaatattataaaaatttaacgtTCGTTTGACTCATTATACGCAGTTGGGTAGTTTGGTTGTGGTGGGAATTATAATACCCGTGGTGGTAGGTATCTACGTAGCACAGACACCAAAGGTCGTAGAAATTCATTTTCAGTGCGTATTTGCGTTTAGTACTAACGATTAAAAAATGCCGAAAGGGCCGTACTCCAAAAATTCTAGGACAACGAAATGGAGACGTAGGAAGACAATTGATGGCGCACTTGGAAATTACCTAAGTAATGCGCCCATAGAAAATGATACTCAGGAAAGGCGCAAAAAGGAAGTTGGAAGTCCTGCAACTGAGAAGGCTCCTTTAGAACCGGATTACTTTAATTTAAACAACAATGGTATGTAATAATATGAATACATTATGATTTATATGTGCCTCAGGTTTAAGGAATTGTTTTCCTCAGAGCTAGGAATTCTTGTCAATGTTTGGATTATGGTCGTaacttgattaaattttttttcgacccCTAATAATTTACTCATTTCGACATCTTCGCAACTTAATCTTCCATGTTGTCTCTATTATTCTTAGGTAGTGATTCAGATGAGATGGCATCCAGTACATCAGAATGGAGTGCACATCAAACTCCAGGtgggtaaaataaaattctcgaaAGGTATAAATCTCatatagaatttaaatttcatcagtCATGTTGTCTTATTTGCTCCATTTGATGAACTTATTTGTGTGCACTGGAGTAACTTCCATTGAtgtatttgtttccatttaaAGGTAAACCCTCGGAGAGAAAAGAATCGAGTGAAATTTCTGGTGACGATGAGGACTCTAGCTCTGAAGGCTCTAACAATTTCTCGGACAGTTATAGCTTTTCAGAAAGCTTTTCTGAAAGTGAAAATGAACCAAGTACCGAAAGCTTTCAGTACTTAGGTGGTGAAAAAATTTACTGTGGGTCAAGTATAACAGTTCTTGAGAGTGCTGTTATGATGATGtctctttttctccattttaaaatatcatatgaaTGCATGTCCAAAATCATTGACTTATTGATTTTCCATCTTCCAAAGGAGAACAAGGTTGTTAAGAGTATGTACtcactaaaaatgtttttcaacctGGGTAGTTTTGATCCAAAGAGGTTTTGTAATAATTGTGGTAAAGAAGTTCTGCCAGATGGTAATTGTTGTAATTGTCCAAATGCAAAGTTTTCTAATTTTCTAATTTGCCCAGTTGAAATGCAAATAAGGACCTTGTTTAAAAGAAACGATTTTGCTTATGGTATATCACAGAATTATCATAGTAACAAGAAAACCTCATCTACGCTGGAAAATGTCACTCATGGATCTCTTTACAATCAGTTCAAGCATGTCCTTAGTGGTGTTTTTGACTTCACTGTTATGCTCTACACTGATGGAATGCAGTTGTATAAGTCAACAAAGTTGTCTGTCTGGCCAATTTTGTTTGTTATCAATGAGCTCCCATACCACATTCGGTACTTACCACAGAATATCATTTTTGGTGGCCTTTGGTATAGGCCTCAAAAGCCAAATTTTTCTGCCTACACGCTTCCCATGCTCAAAATATTCTCCTCTCTCAGATATAGAATTGAAGTAATTTTGCCCTGTGGTGATGTCACTAAAGTGAGATGCATTTTATTGAATGGAATTGCTGACCTCCCAGCTAAAGCATTACTTTTAAACTTAAAGAATTTCAATGGATTCTTTAGATGCCCTAAATGTCTAATTAAGGGCGAAAAAATAACATTAGcaggcagaaaaaaatcatttgtttataagaattctgtaaatCTCACATTGCGAACACATAAAGAGTCTTTAAATCACTGTGAAGAGGCTGAAAGAACCCAGAAGCCTGTGTTTGGATTTAAAGGCAGAAATGCAATTTCAAGAATTTGTCCTGATTTCATAAGAGGAATGGGTATCGATACCATGCATTCGGTCTTTGGGGGTGTGTGTAAGAAACTAATACACCTTTGGTTTGGTTCTTGTtataaaaattgtacattttcctTGTTCAAATATGTTGACATGGTAGATTCACGCCTGGCAAAGATAAATCCGCCAAATTTCATAACCCGAGCCCCGAGGTCCATAAGATCCCATTTGTCCTTTTACAAAACTAGTGAATACAAATACTTTTTACTTTACTGGGCAATACCTGTCTTGTGTGATGTCTTGCCTCCAGCACTTCTCTCTCACTTATTCCTACTTGTTCATGCAACATTTTTACTGCATCAAGACTCCGTTTCTTTTAATGATATTGATGTTGCAGATTTGAATCTAGTAAGGTTTGTGAAGcagcttgaaatattttatgggCCTCAGTTTATGTCTGCAAATGTCCATTCCCTGCTGCATTTAGCAAATAATGTCAGAGACTTGGGTCCTGCATTTGAAACGTCATGTTTCCCCTTGGAATCTTTACTGGGTACCATGAAAAAGTTTGTAAGTGGTACTCAATATGCAGAACTGAAAATTATTGAGTCATTTCATATGATGCAGAAGTTGCCCCTTTATGTCTCTCAGTTAGAATATAACTCCTCGAGCAAAAAATTTGTGGACAGTCTATATTCGTCcaaaaagaaaatggaagaaataaatggagAGAGTTTTGTCATGGGCAAACTGCAAGAGATTTCTACAGTTTCCTCATTTTTGCTGAGTGCTATGGGAAATCATTTAGACATACATAATGCTTCTGTTCCAAAAGTTTGGGTATTTGGGCGGCTCCAGAAGGGAAAAGATTTAATAATCAGTAGGAGTTACATCAAAAGGGCTAGATGCTGTCCTTCCCTGGTCTTAGCAAAGAATAATTCCTTCTACATGGTTGAAACTTTCATTAAGTTCAAAAAGTGCCACTGCACCACTGTATGCCACTGTGAGAGTCATTATTATGCTGTTGTTACTGAATGCCATCGTATGAGAATAAACAATGTTCCTTTGAACCCCTTTATTACAGAGTTGTGTGTGTCTAATGAACCAACAAGTTTGAATGTAGATGAAATATTAGAGTTATGTGTCCTTATTAAGGTTGAGAACAAACTATACTGTTCAAGACGCCTAAATACAgttgaaaaggaataaaaagtaaCTAAGTATTAACttgttgtattttattaatatccttTCCTGATTAGAGATAAGTTTAATTCATTCCATTATCTGTTCTCACAGGTTATGCAAGCAAATTTACTCGCCGACTGTACCATGGTGGTATCACTTACTCAGTGTTtgtaacccgaaggttggttttgttAGGTAGGGTAGAGCTTGACCCAGACTAACCCAATGGCATGCCAAATTTGCACATTCATGgtagggggcagttcctttcccaggGTAACCTACAATTTTCCACGGAGTTTGAAAGTAAATGTATTAAATAAGTTACTTCACTTGATACAATGCAGATATGGAAGCCATAATTGTACAACGATTATTAATATCATCCCTAATACCACAGGACATAATTTTCTGCCTTCTAccattaatgagaaaaaatgtagaaaagcTAAATTATATTACTAATCCTCAAAGTGTAAGGCCATTTGAAGTTCAGGGTAGGAACCAATTAGTATGGATAGAAATATTTTAGGTAGGCTACAATTCAATCCTATGTTAGAGATGTTTCATTGCAGTTTGTGCCGCAGTACAACTCTAGCAGTATTATGGCTCAGTTTGATCTGCAGTACAGTTCTAACCCTGTGATGCAGCATTGTTACAGTACAACTTGTGTTGTGCACAAtgacgggagaaagtatttcctatattaatattcatatattaatgtaggaaatactttctcccgtcaatgactagtttaagtccagccctgtcagagtgcagtttgagccatagtacagttccattccagttacccagcccagtcacagtccacttttagccacagtacactttcAGTCATGTTTTtttagccctgtcacagtccagtttgagttatagtacagttccagtcatgttacccagcccagtcacagtccacttttagccacagtacacttccagtcatgttttttagccctgtcacagtccagtttgagctatagtacagttccagtcatgttacccagcccagtcacagcccacttttagccacagtacacttccagtcatgttttctagccctgtcacagtccagtttgagctagagtacagttccagtcatgttacccagcccagtcacagtccacttttagccacagtacacttccagtcatgttttctagccctgtcacagtccagtttgagctatagtacagttccagtccagttacccagcccagtcacagtccactttttgccacagtacacttccagtcatgttttctagccctgacacagtccagtttgagctagagtacagttccagtccagttacccagcccagtcacagtccactttttgccacagtacacttccagtcatgttttctagccctgtcacagtccagtttgagctagagtacagttccagtcatgttacccagcccagtcacagtgcagtctgagctctagcacagttcaagcacagtgatccagcactgttacagtacagttcttctcaaattatagctgccatagtacagtctagtacagaagagtgtactgtgactgtgctaaatgcaaagtttagtccagttacagtgcagatttagtgcagtcacagcacagatttttttgcctgagcaTGACAACTGGGCCAGTATATAGAAGGAAATGGCGGAATTCAGTTGCTTTCCAATATGGATAATCATATAGGCTTTTTGGTTTACGGGAAAATTCATTAGGAAATTTAAGTGACACCAATGCTTCCGATATTCCAACCACAACATTGCTTTGCAATCTGTTAGGCAATTTTCCCGCTATCCAAAATCTGATGAGCTTTTTCATTATGCCTAAGCACACTAAGAGCATGTAATCCAAAAGGAAGGATTTTACCATATCCAAGGATGGAATTTTTGTAAGAAGTGAAATGTCTAGGTGATAGTCCTCATCTTTTCGCTCGATAAAATCCTTATGACTTCTTTTCATCCCTGAATTCCCTGGAAAACATACTCTATTACATCCATACTCACCCTCGATATCAAACCTTGTGCATTAATTGTACCCAGTATGCCCTTTAATACACATTATAAAGGATTTAGCGGGTGCATCACAGCttataccaaatatttttactgtaatatttCCTTTAGACTGAAAATTTAAGCCATTTCCCAGGATAGTGGTGCACTCATTAACAAAGTCTTGGAGGAAACAGCATTATTTTGCTTTGCGTTACCATGGTACACTCCAATTGGAAATACACTTGAATATCCATTGGGCACCAAATGTCCTAGCAAAACCCAAAACTGACTTTGAGAACTTTTTGAGAGAGGTAAACCATCACAGCCAATTGATACCCTTATAGGAGAAGGAATATCAGATTATCTTTTAGAGCATGaagaatgccattttttaaaccaaaatgaTGGTATTTTCCTGGTGGAACTTCCCTTATTTGTCTGcagttttttgtttttaacaatGTTCTTGCATCTGAGGGTaggtcaggggcggatccaggatttttttctgggaggggcacaagcaaggccgtatccaggattttgttctgggtggggcacaacgatacgtaataaaaaacgaacgcaatcctaatgggaccgtattaaaaatcttgcatatttttgagggtctgggggaggcacgtgcccccgtgcccccccccctggatccgcctatggggtAGGTGAATATTTGGAACTTGATTCAATAGAGTTAAAAGATCTGACAAGGCAGAGTGGGTGACATTATGCTAAATAGACCAATCAACCAATAGCAACTTGATATCAAACAGAGGTGAACTGAGTTGGGGATCACATGCTGCTTAATCAGGTGAGACACTACTACACAGTATCGTAACAGTCTCCCTACTCACAGAAGATTCTGAATGAGTAAGCAACTCATCTGTACTTGAATGAGATAGTGACTCATCTGTATTAGAGTGAGTAAGCAACTCATCTGTACTTGAGTAAGAAAAATTTTTGTCAGTAATATCTTGTAATGAGCAATAATGGATTGAGGCTGAATTTTCCAAAGTATTCAAATTTGAATGTGACTGGTCTGAAATATCGCCACTTTCTGAgcctacatcattttggcaactATCGTTATCATATTTTTCCCCCTCAATAGAGTCAATACCATCCTCCAAACAATGCAGCAGATCAGCTTTTAATACCTTATTTCGCCCACTTCGCGTCAATAAACAAAATGGCTTTCTTTTTTTACTCATGGTACTCATAAATATAATCTGCAAAATACAGATGGTGGCTCAGAGTGAATCTGAAGAAAAGTGACAGAAAAATCGTAttggtaatatatatttaaaatttactgcaAAAATAAAGAGAGTAATTTCCGTTTTAAAGAAGTTTTAGCATACCAAATGGAGCAAGCAGCAGCACTTATCCTTTTCCCTGCCAAAGACGTAAATATACATGTGGACGGTTCTTGAGgcgggagacgaaagccgcacATTTTCGTTGGGGACAGCTTTCTCACACAGATGAACGAATACCGAACATATGTTTCCCAGCTCTCCCCCATTTATGACGGTCACCGATGTACTAcatctttgtttcgggacccaacactgcggggttTAGGTTTTACCCTAGGAATCCGGGAGTAGTACCCTGGCCCCTCGTCTTTTATCTCCCATCCCAGCGGTAAGGCACCGGTATCTGGAGAGGCTGGTACAGGCTGGGATGTCTTGATCCTGGCTAGAACCTTAACTCGAAAGGCCTCGCTTAGTTTGCGATGGTGACATCATTCGAGATGCAGACAAGGGTGTCTTCTTATTTCTCTTCGTGCCGCTAAGATCCACCACATCCGGTAATTCAGTATACAGAAACTTAATGTGGCGTTATTTCAAATTAATGTGGCGTGCCAATGGCCCTGGGCGTGCCTCAAATAGTATTTTTCCaatccctttttgccagtcttcactgcgaaacacggattattttcccCTTCCATTgagtacttcaacgtaaatttgcttgtgaAATAAGATTCTACATCACAGCTAAATTCGaaaagtcacaaaatacagtaactACGAATATAAACAAACAAAGTTTAAGTTGGTTTCAGTTAGTGCGATGGCTCTTGGGTCACTTGGTATGCAAGATGACCGCCGGTCgttatggcgcaagtttcaaaatacgatatttaatccgttatattataaaaaataataacgtaatataatgggcaaaatatgtaactTAGGTATTTAAAACACCAAATATATACTTCCTATGGTCACCAAAAGTTACGAAAATACTTGCTTGTCCCTGTTTTCACTTTTTGTTGCCTACATTATTTTGTCCAATTTACTATACAtatttgcattcctttttcattgcaACCATAGTTAGAATACATCACTTGCGCAGCgagaggggtttgggggataaacccccctacccttagagcttagagaaattttaaagtttaatccatttcttttaatttgattaatattacttatagaatataaAGTGTGAGCGAtcattaaaatatccctcagaaagccgcaaaactcatcattttgagaCATTTATCTTAAAGttattctaggggagggccctcgCATCCCACTTACCCGCGGGTATTCCAGACCCTCAGACCtccagtgttagttgcgcctaaaaccttgattcctggctgctcccctgGTGCACATTGCATTCACTAATTATGTACACCTATGTttgaatggaattaaagaaatgtcTATCATTCCCATTAATATCCAAAAGTCAATAGAAAATTAACATCATTACAATATCCTCACAATATTACTTTTGgatattatgatttttcaaaaagcCAGCACATATCAATATCCTCACAATATCCATGCAATATTACTTTTATATATAATGCTTATTGGATATTGGTAACCATCTAAGGATATTGTATGGATATAGATTGCTACTAGGGAAcgtaagagggaatggaaaatatgacgAAAATGTCTGATGATGATCGAATTAATGTGGCAGAGTAATGAGAAGCAACAACTTACTTTCTCATTTTCCTCACTTTAGCCTGGTTCAGCCAATCACTTTAACACCCCTTCAGCAACACATCTGACGCCTCAGggtagacccttctgcatacacctatgaaataataaaaaacatacttAATGTCACTTAATGTAATatgttaaaagttcatttcaatgatcaattattataataatcttagaatatcttattgaATGCACTCAtgaaaaataacaggacacacaGATGTGCTGTAAAAAGATTTCTTTGCTGAATTCTTCAGCGGTTTGCCTGTTAGAGAGTACAATTCTGCTACATCATCAATTATGAGGCGACGCATTAAATTTTGAAGCAGTTCTCGTCCATTTTTCctaccaactgctaccaaacgttgtatctagagataaaaaatacCAGATCAATGAAGAGTTTACATGCAATGCAAGAACAAAAAAATCATGTTCAGAGCCAGAagaaaaatttactaaaaaattcACACAATTGTCATGGTCAGCATGCACAAGTAGTACGTGTGCGCAGGTGCGTATGAAATGACAGAAATCCATTTATACCATAATTGTGTAATATTTAATTGGGCATTAATGCATACACACTCCAAAATTATGCTGTACTCGAGTATTTTTGTACTTTGAATTGCAAACAACCACGAGTATTTGGCGAGCTCAAGATTTACATCGATTTTGAAACTTTCAAACAAATACATCAGCTAAGGTaactaaaacttaatttttctttcattaaaaaaattatacactgTTTTAATGAGGATAGTAGCACCCAAATTATCATTCTTTACTTACCAACTTTTTCTCAACTGAGGGATCTTCGCTTATTTTGCGGCAGAGTTCAATTAAATCATCATCTGCTGTCAAAGGCAATTGAAAGAAATTCATATCCTCCACAGCAGCATCCAGTCCCTTGGCGTCACATGCCAATAAAGTATCTACTTTGCTTTCCAAACGAGAAAAACCAGATGCCATCTCTCCCATCCAGATGAGCAG from Ischnura elegans chromosome 13 unlocalized genomic scaffold, ioIscEleg1.1 SUPER_13_unloc_4, whole genome shotgun sequence includes:
- the LOC124173087 gene encoding uncharacterized protein LOC124173087, which produces MLSLLFLGSDSDEMASSTSEWSAHQTPGKPSERKESSEISGDDEDSSSEGSNNFSDSYSFSESFSESENEPSTESFQYLGGEKIYCGSSITVLESAVMMMSLFLHFKISYECMSKIIDLLIFHLPKENKVVKSMYSLKMFFNLGSFDPKRFCNNCGKEVLPDGNCCNCPNAKFSNFLICPVEMQIRTLFKRNDFAYGISQNYHSNKKTSSTLENVTHGSLYNQFKHVLSGVFDFTVMLYTDGMQLYKSTKLSVWPILFVINELPYHIRYLPQNIIFGGLWYRPQKPNFSAYTLPMLKIFSSLRYRIEVILPCGDVTKVRCILLNGIADLPAKALLLNLKNFNGFFRCPKCLIKGEKITLAGRKKSFVYKNSVNLTLRTHKESLNHCEEAERTQKPVFGFKGRNAISRICPDFIRGMGIDTMHSVFGGVYLNLVRFVKQLEIFYGPQFMSANVHSLLHLANNVRDLGPAFETSCFPLESLLGTMKKFVSGTQYAELKIIESFHMMQKLPLYVSQLEYNSSSKKFVDSLYSSKKKMEEINGESFVMGKLQEISTVSSFLLSAMGNHLDIHNASVPKVWVFGRLQKGKDLIISRSYIKRARCCPSLVLAKNNSFYMVETFIKFKKCHCTTVCHCESHYYAVVTECHRMRINNVPLNPFITELCVSNEPTSLNVDEILELCVLIKVENKLYCSRRLNTVEKE